TGTTCATATTAACAAGATCATAGGATGACACTGCATCGACAAATGATAGCTCTATGTTCCAAATAAGGTAAACATGATCAAGCCAAGGAGCACATTGTGCAAGGCAATGATCAAGCCTAGGTTTATTTTTTCAAGATGCAGAAGCTTTGTCTATTTCATTAGGAAGCGGAAGAGTCATCTTTACAACATAGTAGAGATACAAGAGAACGGTAATTCTCCGTCTGAAAGGATGCCATCTAACTCTTCACCAGCAACATAGTTGTTAGTTGGTGATCTCACCTAACGAGGATGCTAGTGTAGAAGCAATAAGTTACCATTATGACGACGAGCTTTGGGAAGACCACATGAGGCATCTGGATAGGCGAGGATGCATCAACTTCGTGTTTTTTGCATGTGTTGACAATCACTAGAAGGATGATGGTGGCATCGTTGCAAGCATCACGATCGATATACTTTGTTGGTAATGGCCCGCCATAGTGAGTTTGGACCTCGACGGACATGACACCATCATTAAAAAAATTGTAGTTTTTTGCGGGGAAAAAGGCGCAGTTTGACTATCCAATTTCACGCTTTGTCCAACAATTAGTCCAAATATATTTAGTATATGTGACATAAAACAGAGACTTTTCTGAAGATACAAAATAGACACCTTTAGATTGATATTCAAAAGCACTTACATATGATTATGATCTCATAACACCTCAAAAAAAGATTATGATCTCATAACAGTGACTAAATATTACTTATTATGAGAGAATTACATAAAACCTCAAATATAAAAAGTTAACAAGAAAGCTAAATTCCGAACAGCAGCAGTTTCGCAATAGATCCTCTTAGCATTCGGAAATTAGTACTGTCCAAAGTTAAAGAACGCCTTACATTTTATAGGAACTAATGTGCCGCGAGCTGATTGTCCCCATTAAAAGAAGGGCTGATTTTTCTAGTCATAACCTttagagcaatgctacatccacgtaatggtttacgtaaggtTACGAACTGATCTGACGtgagactatttgattggattaaaggagagggttAGGATCTCTCCATCTGAAAATCAGAGGGGGCGGGGGCATGTTTAGATTAGTTGAAAGTTTTTGTAGCAGCTAAGTAGCCGTTTGTAGGTTTAGGATTTCCGTATCCTTTACTTTGCTTCAAAGTTCGTGCTATGTAGTTAAAAATCGTCTGATTTGAACCTTTGAACAATGTGATAGtgcaagaaaaataaaatcatgTTTAACTCAATGTGACACTTACCAATATAGTCAACTGAGCTATATAGTCACTCTCACTACAAAATCACACGTACAGTATAATATCCACACAAAATGCGCCAGAAAATTTTCATATCAACAAAGAAACATATGACAGCCTCTTCTCAGGATTTTAAATTGTCAGCTCATTAACTGCGATGCATGTTTGATGTTTCAGTGTATACCAAGAGCCTGCAATCTCCGGACCAAGGACAGAGCCGCCGCGTTCTTCCTCTCCCACTCCTCCCTGCTCTCCATCCGCCGCTCGAACTTCCTCAGCACCTCGTCGTTGCCGTCCAGAATGCTGACGATTTTCCTCATGCTCGGCCGCGCCGCCGGGTCCGACCGCGTGCACGCGATGCCCAGCTTCGCCAGCCGCACCAGCTCTCGCCGATCGAGCCTGCCGTCCAGCCGCCTGTCCGCGAGCGCTTCCACGTCACGGACGTCCTGCTCCTGGCCGACCTGCACCTTCTTTACGAGGAGCACCTCCGGCGACCTCATGTCTACCGCCATCGCGCCGGTCACGACCTCGAGAACCACCACCCCGAAGCTGTACACGTCGGCCATCGTGGTGGCCTCGCCGGTCTCCATGTACTCCGGCGACATGTACCCGAAGATGCCCCGCGCTGTACCTGAGCCGGTGGGCAAAACTACGTGGGGATTATTGTGCTCGTTTCTTGACAGGAACTCGGCGAGCGCGAAGCTGCCCAGCCGCGGGCTCCGGTCGGAGTCCAGGAACACCGCCGCCGACGTGATGTTGCGGTGGATGACCTGCTCGTCCCACTCCTCGTGCAGGTACAGCACGGCGGACGCCAGCGCCCTCACGATGCCGTACCTGTGGCGCCACGAGAGTATGCCAGAATTGCTGTGCCGGGCGAGGAGGTGGTGGCTCAAGAGGTTCCCCGCGGAGTGGTCGTAGACGACGAGCATCTCGCCGTGGTCCGTGCACCACCCGCGCAGCTGCACCAGGTTCCGGTGCCGCAGCTTGGCCAGGTTGCAGAGCTCGTTCGCGAACCTGACGCGCAGCGCCGGGCACGTCTTCATGCCCAGCCGCTTCACGAGGACGTGGACGCGCCCGCCATTGCCGTTGTCCAAGAAGCCCTCGTACCCTGTCCCGAAGTCCAGCTCCGCCACCACCTGCGACTCGGAGAAATCGTTCGTAATCTCCACGATCTCCTTGTACGATATCTCACGCGGAGTATCCACATTTGGAACGGCCACCGCTGGCCGCGGCGACGATCGCTGGCTGCTGCCGCTCTTATTCTCACCCGAGCCGCCTGTGGGCGACCTGCCGTCTTCTGCAGTGAGGTAAATGGTGGTGCCAGCCGCTGTGGCGTACATGTGCTTCGTAGATGCGGCAGATGTGGCTGTGCTGTTCGTGCCGGCGATTGTTGTCGAGGTACCGGAgtcggaggaggatgaggtgagaGAGATGTATTTTGGGAGTGCTAAGAAGGACGGAAGCGCCGGGAGGTCGCCGGAGCAGCTGCCGGAGATGTtctccaccacccacttcatcgtaGGACGAGCCCTCGGGTCATGCAGCGAGCAGAGGAGGCCGAGGTGGATGAACCGGCCCATGTCGAACATGGCGCGCGCGCCTTCCGGCAGCTTACGATCACAGGCTTTGAGAAGCTTTCCATCGTCGGACAGCCGGCGTACCCAATCGAGCATGAAGATTTGGTCGTCGGGGTACGCCAGATCGACCGCCCGGCGTCCGGTGGCCACCTCCAGGAGCACAATTCCGAAGCTGAACACGTCGGACTTGGCCGTGGCCGCGCCCCTGCGCTGGAAACTCTCCGGAGGGAGGTACCCGATGGTGCCGCCGATCCTGCTCGTGTCGATCAGCCGGAACTGGTAGTTGGCCGACGAGGAAAACGACGACGTCGACCGCACGGAAGGCGGCGACGGCAGCAGCTCGAGCTTTTTCGTGGGCGGCGCATCCTCCACGGCGTGCTCGAGCCAGCGGGCGAGGCCGAAGTCCCCCAGCCTGGCGTTGTACTCGGAATCAAGCATGACGTTGCTGGTCTTGACGTCCCGGTGGATGATCTGTGTGTCGAGCTGCTCGTGCAGGTAGAGCAGCGCGGCGGCGAGGCCGGCGACGATGCGCCGACGCCGGTCCCAGCCGAGCGCGGGAGCTCCCGGGGCAGCCGAGGCCGGCGCGAAGAGTAGGCGGTCGAGGCTGCGGTTGGGCATGTAGTCGTACACGAGCAGCAGCTCCTCCTCGTCCCGGACGCACCACCCGCGGAGCCGCACGAGGTTGCGGTGCCGCAGCCGGGCCACCGCGGCCAGCTCCGCCAGGAACGACTTCTCGAAGCGGTCGACGCCGACGCTGGCGACGCACTTGACGGCCACTGTGGTGCCATCACTTGGCAGCACGGCGCGGTACACCCGCCCGAATCCCCCGCTACCGAGGACTTCTTGATCGCTGAAGCCGCTGGTGCCGATGTAGAGCTCCGAGTAGCTGAACACCCTGGGCCCGGCCGCGCCTCTGATCTTCCTCGCGCCGACCTCGTACACGCCGTCCATGTCCTCGAAGCCCGCCGCCGACCGGGAGTCACGGCACCCGCAGCGGAGGCAGGACAGCGCGCGGCCGACCTTGCTGCGGACGTACGAGCCCATCCTCTCCCGGGGGCGGCgccgggcgtcgtcgtcgtcggcaGAGGCCACGAGGACCTCGTCCCCGTCCATGGGCAGCACGAAGCACAGCCGGCGGAGCGACATGGAAGCGTTGGGCGGAAGATGTTACGTGCGTGTCAAGGGGATGTCACCCGGGCATAATTAATGGTGCCCGCGGGCGCGCGTGCGGCGTTTAAAGTTGcgggggcgggcgggcgggcgggcggtggAGGTCTTGATCAATGGGGAATGGAAGAATGGGGAGTGCGCGCGCGCGTGGCCACGGAGACGGAGCGGTGGGGAGCAGGTGGGATAGGATAGGAAGGTGACACAAGATGACAAGAGGACTTTGGTTTAGGCGCGGCGATAGTGTGAGTGTGGTGTGCGACGGCTAAGCAGTTGGCCTAGGTAGCTCGGGTGGTGGCATGCAGCTCATTCATGGTGGGTGGCTCACTCGGTTGACTTGGATGGCAGGTGGGGTGGGGGGTGCTGCTTGAAAGCGAGAGGGCGCGCGATCCGGGGTGCAATTGTCTTGTCCAGATCGGAGAATGGTTTTCCGGCCCCGTATTTTCACATGGTTTGGTGGTGCCGGCCGGTGATGTCACGGGCCGGCCGGGTGAAACACAACACACTTCTCCTACCGTCTCCGATGATATGATTGTGTCAAGCCGGTGCTCGCTAGGTGTTTGTTTCAACGTTAGCCATTATTTACGATATCTCCTATGGTATAATAAGCCGGTTCTAGCAATGTGTTTCAACGTTTGTCATTATTTTTCCTTTATTCTTATTAGTTTTTTCTTTCAGTCAATGTCGGGGATGACCCCGGTAGGCTTAGGGGTTCAAGTCAATTTTTCAAAACATCGGGACGCCCCAAGTCCCTCGGTCCGGCTGGCCCTCCAGCCGGCTCCTCTCCTGGAGGCCGGCTGGACCCGGTGCCACACCCGGGCCGGCGGGGTCAGCGCCTATCCAATCTCGCCGTACGACAAGACCTCTCCCATGTCGTGAAGAGCGTGCTACAGTACGACCGGTACCGCTTATCGGTGCGACCGATGTCAGCGCGGCCCGACACTGTGGAAGCACAGAGCCAACCACTCCGTGGCACCACGATCTACTGCTATAGTGGCGTGTAGCCGGCGGGCCTCACCGAAGGCCAGAGACGCTAGCGACATGGCCCCATCCCTCTTTCTTTATCATTTGTAACCTAGGAGGTCCAAGTATAAGACCTCCCAGGagccccaacacacacacacacacacacacacacacacacacacacacacacacacacacacacacacacgaggcaGAGAGGAGAACTAGCTCCTTCCTCCTCCacccaaaacagctcaaggagcaaccttgtgatATTCATAGTGATcgggcaggactagggtattacctccctcGGAGGGCCTCAAACCTGGGTACGTCTTTGTGCCTTGAATCGCTCGTGCCCAATCTCGCATCCAGAATCCACCCGTGCACATCAGCCCCAACAACCCCCGATAAGCCATCCCATGGCATTTGCCGTAAGAACCTCACGACGGTTGGCTCCCACCATGGGGCCGCACGTGGCGTCGGACGGAGTCACGTTCCGGACGAGACCATTCATTCCCTCCCGCGAGCGCATTGCGCACGCTTAGTCAGCAAGCCTAGTGTGTTCGTCTGCGCCGCCGAGGGTGCATCGCTCGACGCAGAGGTCGCCTTCCATGGAGGAGGCTCCGTCGTCCCTTTCGGCGAGCTATGTGTCTAAGTCGTGCTTGTCCCCAACGAGTACCCCAGTGAGGTGCTCACCTTCTCCGACCCGTTGCCACGAGGCGGCTGcggcttccccgacgatgtcgccgACCTCTGCGTTCGCATGGAGGTGCTGACCACCGGCTCCAGAAACAGAACCAGCCACGACAAGGATCCGGCTACAAcggcaacagtctgcaccagccgggCGAACCCGATGTTGTCAGCAGTGCAGAACCTGTGCGCTCCTATCGCGCCCGGTGTAACCCGGCCGCTGTCGCGACCGAGCTCGAAGAAACATACAAGCGCCTGCTCGACGAGGCCACGACGCTCGCCACCGCGGAGTGCCGGATGAAGTTTGTGCAACACGAGTACGACATCGCCCACGACTTCACTCTGGCTACCGGCGGGCCTAGCCGGCTCAGGGAGGTGCAACGCCATGGTGGAGCCATCAGCCAGTTATTGGGCGCAAACTGGGCCACCAATAGCACCCCCGTCAAGAACATGATGGTTGCGTAGAAGGCCGCAACCGAACTGGAACACATGAAGGGCGAGGATCTCCTGCAGCAACAACAGCAGCGCGCCCGCGACCTCATCGCTGTTGCAAACCACCAATAGGCGCAGTGGGAGCCGGCCAAGTCGGCCACGTCTGGTTCAGCGCCCCTCTCTTTAGATGGACGGCCGGAAGCCGGCCGAGGCGCCTAGAAAAACATTATAGGCTTCCTCCCCACATGGCGCGAGCCAGAGCTGGAGCAACCGTGACCCATCGGCGGTCACCGGCTGGGCGGACGAGCCGACTGGCGGAGGCCGCTAGCAATAACTCTGCATGCGCTGCAGGAGCAGATGGCCTCCATAGGGACGGCTGCGAACCCTGCGATAACTGACCGACTGGGGCCTCGCGAGCCCAATGACGAGCACAACGCCCTCCATCGCATCAAGCAGCTAGTGCACTCCATCGCTCTGGAGGAGGAGAGCTCTGTCGGCCCGACCTGCTTCAGGCCACGCATCCGTGAGGAGCCTTTCCCTAAGGGCTTCATGCTGGCCCGCGACACCCCAAGTACAACGGGGTCACCAAGCCGGAGGACTAGCTGGTAGACTACACCACAACCGCCGGATTCGATGGCAACAAGCGCGTGGCACTGCGCTACGTGCCGCTCATGTTGCTCGTCTCGGCCCGGacgtggctgaacagcctgccggcTAATAGCATCAACGCTTGGCTGTACTTCGAGGAGGCGTTTGTGCGCAACATCAACGACACGTACAAGCACCCTAGCCGGCCACGCCAGCTCTCTCTTTGCGTCCAAGAGAAGGATGAGTCCCTCCACGACTACCCCACACATTGAACAGAGCTGCATAACTCATGCGAAGGGGTCCACTAGGTacaggcgatccagtacttcactgaggggtgccgagacggcaccatgCTCAAGCACAACCTCATGCGCTCGGAGCCAGCTACCGCGGCGGACCTCACGCTGCGGCTGACTCCGCCATGCGAGTCCAGATCCGGCTCGACACAGCCGGCAAGGTGATCCAGGACCAGCTGGCTGGAGACGGCGGCTCTGGCTCCTCACAGCGGCAGTAGAACGACAACAACACGCAAAAGGGCGTGCAGCCGGGCAACTGCTACGGCAGCTGGCAAGTCACAACCGTCGAGGAAGAGCCTCCGACTGATCAAGGCGGTAGCTAGCTCTAGTGAAACGGCAAGGGTGTGTGGCAGCCCAAGCTCACCTTCGAGCAGATGCTCGACATACCGTGCAAGCATCACAACGGCGTGAAGCCGTCTACACACATGACCCGACAGTGCAGCTAGACCCAACGCCTGATGTGGGGCGAGGTCCTGCCACCTCCGCCCTGCCAGCTCCTGTAGCCGATGACGTCCGCGATGATTTCCCCCACCAAGACGCTGCGTACTTCGTCTTCACCAGCAAGGGAGATGACAAGCACAGTCCACGCAAGCGTCGACATGAGGTGAACACCATTGTTCCCCTTGTTCCTCGGTTCATGCACTAGTCCAAAAGGCCCATCACATGGAGCCGTGAGGACCACCCGGACGTAATGCCCACGCCGGGTGGCTACGCCCTCGTCCATGACCCAACCTTCGCCTCTGAGGGGCTCACCTACCGCTTCTCATGGGTACTGATCGATGGCGAc
Above is a window of Triticum dicoccoides isolate Atlit2015 ecotype Zavitan chromosome 5B, WEW_v2.0, whole genome shotgun sequence DNA encoding:
- the LOC119308607 gene encoding receptor like protein kinase S.2-like; its protein translation is MSLRRLCFVLPMDGDEVLVASADDDDARRRPRERMGSYVRSKVGRALSCLRCGCRDSRSAAGFEDMDGVYEVGARKIRGAAGPRVFSYSELYIGTSGFSDQEVLGSGGFGRVYRAVLPSDGTTVAVKCVASVGVDRFEKSFLAELAAVARLRHRNLVRLRGWCVRDEEELLLVYDYMPNRSLDRLLFAPASAAPGAPALGWDRRRRIVAGLAAALLYLHEQLDTQIIHRDVKTSNVMLDSEYNARLGDFGLARWLEHAVEDAPPTKKLELLPSPPSVRSTSSFSSSANYQFRLIDTSRIGGTIGYLPPESFQRRGAATAKSDVFSFGIVLLEVATGRRAVDLAYPDDQIFMLDWVRRLSDDGKLLKACDRKLPEGARAMFDMGRFIHLGLLCSLHDPRARPTMKWVVENISGSCSGDLPALPSFLALPKYISLTSSSSDSGTSTTIAGTNSTATSAASTKHMYATAAGTTIYLTAEDGRSPTGGSGENKSGSSQRSSPRPAVAVPNVDTPREISYKEIVEITNDFSESQVVAELDFGTGYEGFLDNGNGGRVHVLVKRLGMKTCPALRVRFANELCNLAKLRHRNLVQLRGWCTDHGEMLVVYDHSAGNLLSHHLLARHSNSGILSWRHRYGIVRALASAVLYLHEEWDEQVIHRNITSAAVFLDSDRSPRLGSFALAEFLSRNEHNNPHVVLPTGSGTARGIFGYMSPEYMETGEATTMADVYSFGVVVLEVVTGAMAVDMRSPEVLLVKKVQVGQEQDVRDVEALADRRLDGRLDRRELVRLAKLGIACTRSDPAARPSMRKIVSILDGNDEVLRKFERRMESREEWERKNAAALSLVRRLQALGIH